One segment of Nitrospirota bacterium DNA contains the following:
- a CDS encoding YkgJ family cysteine cluster protein yields MSKAKSDKTTSAKRTSFPDDERTRPWLKLLLDAYFIVDKGVVKAIADEQQKGRKLACGKGCSSCCGTHKDIPAYPLELMGLSWYVTEKAAGAVREALMRQLESHKKDDPCPFLVEGICSVHPVRPMACRQFNVFNKPCEESEDPFYTRREDVLDPVKKYVDQAFFIMLPFYGVEKESERIKVIETGAFHKMVKELHACNWKSLAEKMQHFDPSKT; encoded by the coding sequence ATGTCAAAAGCAAAATCGGATAAAACAACTTCTGCCAAACGCACCTCTTTCCCGGACGACGAGAGAACTCGCCCCTGGTTGAAACTGCTCCTTGACGCTTATTTCATCGTGGACAAGGGTGTCGTTAAAGCAATCGCCGATGAACAGCAGAAAGGCAGAAAGCTCGCTTGCGGCAAGGGCTGTTCAAGCTGCTGCGGCACCCACAAAGACATTCCGGCATATCCTCTGGAATTGATGGGCCTCTCATGGTACGTGACTGAGAAAGCAGCCGGTGCCGTCCGTGAGGCCTTGATGAGACAGCTTGAAAGTCACAAGAAAGATGACCCCTGCCCTTTTCTTGTTGAAGGAATTTGTTCCGTGCATCCGGTCAGGCCGATGGCATGCAGGCAGTTCAATGTTTTCAATAAGCCCTGCGAGGAAAGTGAAGACCCCTTTTACACAAGACGCGAAGATGTGCTGGACCCGGTCAAGAAATACGTGGACCAGGCCTTTTTCATCATGCTCCCTTTCTACGGAGTGGAAAAAGAATCCGAGCGCATTAAGGTCATCGAGACCGGGGCCTTTCATAAAATGGTAAAAGAACTCCACGCCTGTAATTGGAAGAGCCTCGCTGAAAAGATGCAGCATTTTGACCCGTCAAAAACCTGA
- a CDS encoding SDR family oxidoreductase, translating into MLPLKDKVALITGSSRGIGNAIARKLALAGADIVVNFRKAGGSSQEQAEQLCREVEGMGRRALMVQADIAVKDSVKKLFAEVNEKFGRLDILILNAAKAPFKPIEKLFERELRQLVETNYLGNIFCIQEALPLLERSGGKIVFISSLGSRFYNPAYPLGSMKAAMESVVRDCAEGLRQKNISVNAVCGGIVKTDSFKVLRQFWENIDMLPESLFVEPDELADVVVFLCGKESRGITGQTIVVDKGLSNAICRLPESK; encoded by the coding sequence ATGCTCCCATTAAAAGACAAAGTCGCTTTGATAACAGGCAGCTCAAGAGGCATCGGAAACGCGATCGCGCGCAAGCTCGCCCTTGCCGGAGCGGACATTGTGGTAAATTTCAGGAAGGCCGGGGGCTCTTCTCAGGAACAGGCTGAACAACTGTGCAGGGAAGTGGAAGGAATGGGACGCCGGGCCCTGATGGTCCAGGCTGACATAGCGGTAAAAGATTCGGTGAAAAAGTTGTTCGCCGAGGTGAATGAAAAATTCGGACGGCTCGACATCCTTATACTCAACGCTGCCAAGGCGCCTTTTAAACCGATCGAAAAACTCTTTGAGCGGGAGCTGCGGCAGTTGGTTGAAACAAATTACCTCGGCAACATATTCTGCATTCAGGAGGCATTGCCCCTTTTGGAAAGATCAGGCGGGAAGATTGTTTTTATCTCAAGCCTCGGCAGCCGGTTTTATAATCCCGCTTACCCGCTTGGCAGCATGAAGGCCGCGATGGAATCAGTTGTCCGGGACTGCGCGGAAGGACTGAGGCAAAAGAACATCTCGGTCAACGCGGTCTGCGGCGGCATTGTCAAAACCGATTCGTTTAAAGTGCTGAGACAGTTCTGGGAGAATATCGACATGCTGCCGGAGAGTCTTTTTGTAGAGCCGGATGAATTAGCCGACGTCGTGGTTTTTTTATGCGGCAAAGAAAGCAGGGGGATCACCGGCCAGACAATCGTTGTCGATAAAGGGCTGAGCAACGCGATCTGCAGATTGCCGGAGAGCAAATGA